The genome window CCCGTGCCGCCGCCTGCAACAAGGGTTGGTGGCGGCGCATTTTTGTTGATGGTTACGTAAGCGTCATGCTTGGTTGCCACAATCATCCAGGCCTCAGAAACCATCAACCGGGAGACCAGACATGGCACTGAACGAACTCACCGAAGCGATCCGCGGCAAGGTCGCGGACGGCGGCATTTCCGACTCGGTGAAATTCGATTGCGGCGAGGCCGGCGTGATCTTTGTCGAGGGCGCGAGCGTCTCCAACGAGGACAAGGAAGCCGATTGCACGATCCGGATTTCCGAAGACGATCTGGAGAGCCTCCTGGCCGGCGAGCTCAATCCGACCACGGCCTTCATGACCGGCAAGATCAAGGTCGACGGCGACATGAGCGTCGCCATGAAACTCGGCAGCATCGTCTGAGGCAGGCGCACCTTGCCCGCGCGGATGATCGCGCGGGCCGTCGGGTCTTTTCCCCGCGCGCCTCTTGACGGCCTGCGATGCGTGGCCTTCGTATGAACGGGTCGACTGCAGCAGGGAGAAAAACGAATGGTACATGTGCTGGTGACGGGTGCGGCCGGCATGCTCGGCCGCAAGCTCGTCGAGACGCTCGCGCGTGGCGGTCAGCTCCGCGGACGCGAGGTCACCCGCATGACGCTGTCCGACATGGTGGCGCCGCAGCCGCCCGATACGCTCGCCATGCCGGTAACCAGCATCGCCGGCGATTTTTCGCGGCACGGGGCCGCTGAAACGCTCGTCGCGCACAAGCCGGACGTGATCTTTCATCTGGCAGCCGTCGTCTCCGGCGAGGCGGAGGCGGAGATGGAAAAAGGCTACGAGATCAATCTCGACGGCACCCGACGCCTTCTCGACGCGCTGTGCGCCATCGGCGGCGACTATTGTCCGCGCGTCGTTTTCGCATCGTCGCTGGCGGTCTTCGGCGCGCCGCTGCCCGATCCCATTCCCGACACCCACCACCTGACGCCGCTGACCTCCTACGGCACGCAAAAGGCGATGTGCGAACTGCTTCTCGCCGATTACAGCCGCCGCGGCCTGATCGACGGGATCGGCATTCGTCTGCCGACCATCGTCGTACGCCCCGGCCGTCCCAACAAGGCGGCTTCGGGCTTCTTTTCCGGGATCATCCGGGAGCCGCTCAATGGCGAGGAGGCAATCCTGCCTGTTGCGGACGACGTCGCTCACTGGGTGGCGAGCCCGCGTGCCGCGATCGGCTATCTCATGCATGCGGCGTCGCTTGAGACCGACACGCTCGGTGCCCAGCGCAGCCTGACGATGCCGGGCCTGCGCATCACCGTCGCCCAGGAGATCGAGACGCTGGCCCGCATCGCCGGACCGACCCGCACGGAACTGATCCGCCGCGAAGCTGATCCGGTGATCGCGCGCATCGTCGCCGGCTGGCCGCGCAGCTTCGATGCCGCCCGCGCCGAGGCGCTCGGCTTCCAGCGCGACCCGGATTTCGAAACGGTGGTGCGCGCCTATATGGAAGACGCCGGCATCGGCTCCGATTCGGTCGCGGCGGCACCGACCGGCGTGTGACGGCTGCCGCCCGGTCTTTTACCATTGATCGCAAGGCGCCCTGCCGCGCAGTATGGTGCAATGACAGACCACACGCAGGGTTCATCCGCGCAGACCGAGCCGACAGCCGCGCCAGGCACGGCCGGACGGGCGCTCGCCACCGCCAGCGATCTGCTGCGCGCCAGCGGCCCCGACCACGTGACGGTGACGGAAATCGCTCGGCGCCTGGGGATGTCGCACTCCAACATCTACCGGTTCTATTCCAGCAAGGCCGACCTTCTGGATGCGGTGATGGCCGCCTGGCTGGGCGAAATCGAGACGGCGCTCGATGAGGCTCTCGCCTCCGTCTCCGCGCCGGCCGACCGGCTTGCCTCCTATGTCCTGACATTCAGCGACGAGATGCACGGCCGCGCCAGCGCCGACCCTCGGGGCTTTGCCGCCTATGCGGCCCTTTCGGAACGCGCGGAGGCCGCGATGGGTGCGCATGCGACCGCTTGCCGAAAGAGGGTTGAAGCGATCCTCGCCGACGGCATGGCGCAAGGCGTCTTCGCGGACGGCGACGCAAGTGCAGTGGCGCGCGCCATCGACAACGCGACCCTGTGCCTGCGCCATCCCAAACTCGTCCACACGGCAAGATCCCAGGCCTCCGGGGAGGACGCGGAGGATCTCGTCATCCTCATACTGGACGGCATCCGCCGTTGAACGGGCGCGCGGCGCGGACATGGTCCGCGCCGGAAGCGTTCCGCTAGCGATTGGTGACGATCTCCGGCCCCATCAGCGTATAGGGCAGCCAGGTCGACAGGATCGGAACGTAGGTCACGAGCACCAGGAACAGCAGCAGGACCATCACGAAGGGCGCTGCCGCCTTCACGACCTGCACCAGACTCATGCCGGTTATGCCGGATGTCACGAACAGATTGAGCCCGATCGGCGGCGTGATCATCCCGATCTCCATGTTCACCACCATCATGACGCCGAGATGGACCGGATCGACGCCGAGTTCCATGCCGATGGGAAACACCACCGGCGCGACGATCAGCAGCAGGCCGGACGGCTCCATGAACTGACCGCCGATCAGCAGCAGGATATTGACGGCGATCAGGAAGGTGAACCAGGTGAAGCCCGCCCCGACCATCCAGTCGGTGATCGCCTGGGGAATGCGCTCCGCCGTCAGCGTGTGCGCGAACAGGAGCGCATTCACGATGATGAACATCAGCATGATCGTGGTCCTGGCCGCGTCGGTAAGAACCTTCTTGGTTTCGGGATGAAAGCAGCCGGGCAGAAAACAGTACACCGTCAGCCACGTGTTTCGAACGATGGCGGCAAGGATGCTCTCGTCCGGCCGCCGCATCGGAACGCCCTTGAGCGGGCCCATGTCGCGATAGATGAAGATCGCGATCAGGAAGGCATAGACGGCGGCGACGGAGGCGGCTTCCGTCGGCGTGAAAACGCCGCCGTAGATGCCGCCCAGGATGATCACGATCAAGAGCAGGCCGAAACTTGCATCGGCTGCGGACGCGAAGACCTCGCGCATGCCCGCGAAAGGCTGCTTGGGCATGTTCTTGATGCGGGCATTGACATAGATGGCGATCATCAGCATCAGCCCGGCAACGATGCCGGGGATCACGCCGGCAAGGAACATGCGCCCGACCGAGACATCCGTCGCCGCCGAATAGACGACCATGACAATGGACGGCGGGATCAGGATCCCCAGCGTTCCGGCGTTGGCGATGACACCGGCGGCGAACTCCTTGGTGTAGCCGACCTGCCGCATGCCCGCGATGGCGATGGTCCCGATGGCGACGACGGTCGCCGGAGACGACCCCGACAAGGCGGCGAACAGCATGCAGGCGAAGACCGCCGCGATTGCCAGCCCGCCGCGAAAATGTCCGACGACGGCAACCGCAAAGCGGATGATCCGCCGGGCGACGCCACCCGTCGACATGAAGGCCGAAGCCAGAATGAAGAAGGGGATCGCGAGAAGCGTGTAGTTCTGCGAGGCGGTAAACAGCTGGAGCGCCACCGATGAAATGGAATCGGTGGAGAAGAAGGCAATCGTCAAGATGCTCGAGAGGCCGAGCGAGATCGAAATCGGGACGCCGAGAAACAACAGCCCCAGCACCAGGATGAACAAAACACCGGCTTCCATGTGGGGATCCTCAGTCTTTCAGGACGTCTTTGTTCTCGGCGACGAGGTCTTCCGCCTCATGCGCCGCGATCATCAACTCACGTTGGCCGGTGATGATCTGCCAGGTCGCTTGCGCGCAGCGATATGCCAGCAGCGCCAGACCGAAAGGCAGGATGAGATAGGCAATCCAGCGCTGAACCCTCTCCTGAGTGCCGAAGAGCTCCTGGATAAGTTCGGGATAGCGCAGGTCGTCGAGACCGATACCGATCTTGTACATCTTCATCCAGTAGTCGATGGCACCGCCGCGTGAGTTCGCGCCGAAAATCTGAAGCCAGTCGGACGACAGCAGGATCACGGCATAGGCAACGCCGCACAGCCCGCCGAAGATGGCGAAGAAGCGAAACACGGGACGCGGAAACAGGCGGATGACGGCATCGACACCCAGATGCGTGCCGATCTTTATCCCGTAGCTCATGCCGAACAGGATCAGCCAGGCAAACAGGATCCGGGTGAACTCCAGCGCGCCGGTCCATCCGGTGTTGAAACCGTAGCGCGCGACCACCTGCGTGAAAGAAACGAGTGTCATGGCGGCGAGCAGAAAGGCAAGTATGCCTTCCTCCACCCGCGTGACCCAGTCGTCGACGCGTTGCATCGCTTCCCATCCCCAAGACGTTGTTCTTATGGTTCGATGCCCGTGCGGCCGTGCCGCCACAAGCGGGACCGGGAGGGACACGGCGCCCCTCCCGGCTTGATGTCGTCAGCCCGCGGAGTTGGCGGCCTGTGCGGCTTCGATGAGATCGGAGCCGATATCGTCCTGGAACTTCTCCCAGACCGGCTTCATCGCATCGACCCACGCCTTGCGCTGCCCGGCGTCGAGCTCACGGATTGTCGTGCCCGCGTCGATGATCCGCTGACGGTTCGCCGCCTCCTTGTCGGCGACGGCGGCGTTCGCCGTCTTGGTGACTTCGCCGACGATCGTCAGGAACTGATCGCGCACATCCGGCTCAAGTCCGTTCAGCCACTCGTCGGAGGTCACCAAAAGATAGGCAAGGAGCTGGTGGTTGGTTTCCGTGATGCCATCCTGCACCTCGAAGAACTTCTGGGTGTAGATGTTCGACCAGGAGTTTTCCTGTCCGTCGACGACACCGGTCTGCAGCGCGCCATAAACTTCCTTGAAGGCGAGCTTCTGTGCGTTGGCGCCCATGGCCTCGATCATCGCCACGGCGACGTCGGAGGTCTGAACGCGGAACTTCAGCCCGTTGGCATCGCTGGGAACCAGCAGCGGCTTGTTGGCCGAGAACTGCTTCAGGCCCGAGCTCCAGTAGCCCAGACCAAGAAAGCCGACGTCGGTCATGGCGTTGAGCAGACCCTTGCCGGCGTCGCTGTCGGCGAACCGGTCGACCGCTGCAAGGTCCTGAAACAGAAACGGCAGATCGAAAAGACGGTACTTGAGCGTGTAGGCCTCGAACTTCGACAGCGACGGGGCTGCGAGTTGCACGTCGCCGAGCAGCAGCGCTTCCATGACCTTGTCGTCATCGAAGAGCTGGGAGTTCGGAAACACCTGCATGCAGGCCGTTCCGTCCATCTCCTCGTTGACGCGCTTTGCCAGCATTGTCGCGGCATCGCCCTTCGGATGACCGGAGGCCGCGACGACATGGCTGAACTTGATGATCATTTCGCCGTCCTGGCAGTCCTCGGCGAATGCCGGGCCTGCAAAGGCGACACATGCGGCCGCCAGCGCGGCCGTTGCGAATTTCTTCATGGATGTCCTCCCAGACACATGTTTTGCCGCACCCGGCGAAAACGCGGATGCGGTCGGTTGGCCGGCAGGGAGCCGGCGTGTTCGCGCCCCGTCCCTTGCAGGTCTCGTGCCAGCCCTGCCCCACGGGTGTTTTCGTCGCAAACCCGGGCAGCGCCGGCCTGTAAACCGCAGAAACCGCTGCGGCAATGGGTGGGACTCGACACATCACACCCCCGGCAATGGGTTGAAATCGACACGCTGATGAGCTCGAAAGGAAGCGTCGGCTGGCCGATGAAAGCCATGCAGGCGCTCCGACAGGCGACCAGAGTGCGGACCCGTGAACGGAGGCCGCAGCCTAAAGCGCGTTCGGATCCTCGGGATCTTCATCATCCTTTGCCAGGCCGTGCTTGCGGATCTTTTCGTAGAGCGCCTTGCGCGACAGGCCCAGCGCCTCGTAGGTCGCCTTCAGCGTGCCCTCGTTGCGCGCCAGTTCGTCGGAAATCAGCGCTCTCTCATAGGCCGCGACCTTTTCTGCGAGCGTTTGCGCGCCGCCGTCGCCGTCAAGACCCGCCGCGCTTTCCAGCCCGAGCACGAAGCGATCCGCAACGTTGCGCAACTCCCGCACGTTGCCCGGCCAGTCGCGCGCCATCAGCGCCGAGACATAAGCCGGCGTAACATCCGGGATTTCCCGCCGGTAGCGGGCGCGCGCCTCCCGGGCAAGATGGTGAAACAGGAGCGGGATGTCTTCCTTGCGCTGCCGCAGCGGTGGCACATCGACAATCACCACATTCAGCCGATAGAAAAGATCCTTGCGAAACCGTCCTTCGTTTCCCGCCTGTTCGAGCTTGTCCTTCGTCGCGGCAAGAAAGCGCACGTCGAGCGGGACAACACTGTTAGAGCCGAGCCGCTCGATGCTGCGTGTCTCGATCACCCGCAGCAGTTTGACCTGGAGGTCCATGGGCATGGATTCGATCTCGTCCAGAAAGACGGTTCCGCCATGCGCGTGCTCAAGCTTGCCGATTCGCTGT of Stappia sp. ES.058 contains these proteins:
- a CDS encoding SCP2 sterol-binding domain-containing protein, with translation MALNELTEAIRGKVADGGISDSVKFDCGEAGVIFVEGASVSNEDKEADCTIRISEDDLESLLAGELNPTTAFMTGKIKVDGDMSVAMKLGSIV
- the denD gene encoding D-erythronate dehydrogenase; amino-acid sequence: MVHVLVTGAAGMLGRKLVETLARGGQLRGREVTRMTLSDMVAPQPPDTLAMPVTSIAGDFSRHGAAETLVAHKPDVIFHLAAVVSGEAEAEMEKGYEINLDGTRRLLDALCAIGGDYCPRVVFASSLAVFGAPLPDPIPDTHHLTPLTSYGTQKAMCELLLADYSRRGLIDGIGIRLPTIVVRPGRPNKAASGFFSGIIREPLNGEEAILPVADDVAHWVASPRAAIGYLMHAASLETDTLGAQRSLTMPGLRITVAQEIETLARIAGPTRTELIRREADPVIARIVAGWPRSFDAARAEALGFQRDPDFETVVRAYMEDAGIGSDSVAAAPTGV
- a CDS encoding TetR/AcrR family transcriptional regulator; its protein translation is MTDHTQGSSAQTEPTAAPGTAGRALATASDLLRASGPDHVTVTEIARRLGMSHSNIYRFYSSKADLLDAVMAAWLGEIETALDEALASVSAPADRLASYVLTFSDEMHGRASADPRGFAAYAALSERAEAAMGAHATACRKRVEAILADGMAQGVFADGDASAVARAIDNATLCLRHPKLVHTARSQASGEDAEDLVILILDGIRR
- a CDS encoding TRAP transporter large permease yields the protein MEAGVLFILVLGLLFLGVPISISLGLSSILTIAFFSTDSISSVALQLFTASQNYTLLAIPFFILASAFMSTGGVARRIIRFAVAVVGHFRGGLAIAAVFACMLFAALSGSSPATVVAIGTIAIAGMRQVGYTKEFAAGVIANAGTLGILIPPSIVMVVYSAATDVSVGRMFLAGVIPGIVAGLMLMIAIYVNARIKNMPKQPFAGMREVFASAADASFGLLLIVIILGGIYGGVFTPTEAASVAAVYAFLIAIFIYRDMGPLKGVPMRRPDESILAAIVRNTWLTVYCFLPGCFHPETKKVLTDAARTTIMLMFIIVNALLFAHTLTAERIPQAITDWMVGAGFTWFTFLIAVNILLLIGGQFMEPSGLLLIVAPVVFPIGMELGVDPVHLGVMMVVNMEIGMITPPIGLNLFVTSGITGMSLVQVVKAAAPFVMVLLLFLVLVTYVPILSTWLPYTLMGPEIVTNR
- a CDS encoding TRAP transporter small permease, which codes for MQRVDDWVTRVEEGILAFLLAAMTLVSFTQVVARYGFNTGWTGALEFTRILFAWLILFGMSYGIKIGTHLGVDAVIRLFPRPVFRFFAIFGGLCGVAYAVILLSSDWLQIFGANSRGGAIDYWMKMYKIGIGLDDLRYPELIQELFGTQERVQRWIAYLILPFGLALLAYRCAQATWQIITGQRELMIAAHEAEDLVAENKDVLKD
- a CDS encoding DctP family TRAP transporter solute-binding subunit is translated as MKKFATAALAAACVAFAGPAFAEDCQDGEMIIKFSHVVAASGHPKGDAATMLAKRVNEEMDGTACMQVFPNSQLFDDDKVMEALLLGDVQLAAPSLSKFEAYTLKYRLFDLPFLFQDLAAVDRFADSDAGKGLLNAMTDVGFLGLGYWSSGLKQFSANKPLLVPSDANGLKFRVQTSDVAVAMIEAMGANAQKLAFKEVYGALQTGVVDGQENSWSNIYTQKFFEVQDGITETNHQLLAYLLVTSDEWLNGLEPDVRDQFLTIVGEVTKTANAAVADKEAANRQRIIDAGTTIRELDAGQRKAWVDAMKPVWEKFQDDIGSDLIEAAQAANSAG